GAGCAAGCAACTGTAATCGACTATCTAAGATCTGGGACTTTGAGTTTTCTTATTGCATCAAAAAGTACGTATGAGATGGTACAGATCAGTTTCTCTCAAAAAGCTATCCCTCACCTTAAAAAAGCCATTGAGCTTATTGAGAGATTGGGTGGGGAAGAAGAGAATCAAGAGGTATCACGTAACACTCTAACAACAGCTTACAATTTTTTTTTCAAAGTTCATATACTTAAGGGACGTGGACCAGTTAATGCCCCCGCAAGCCTTGAATATTTTTTAAAAGCACAAGAACACTACAAAACACTGAAAGCTATAAAGGGCAATAACATTGAGCAAGATATTAGGGAAACCTTCGAGGTGGATTTGCCCAAACTTATCGATGCTTTTAAGAAGACGCCCCAATAAAGGGCCCATGCAAAAAAACTGGACTTGGGGGCCACATCACTGATTGTGGCCCTTAACTTAAGGTTTTCCCACACCGCACAGGGGATGGACTTTGATGGTTATAATGATGTTGAGCAGCTTGTGGATATTAATATGCTTGTCTCGCTCCTCTGATGATGACGCAGACAAAAGGGGCTTTTACCCCATTCTTTTGATGTTCCAAAATCACCTGATCGTGGGATTTAAGGTTTGGTCTGGATAATTATAAAGCTGATCAAGAGTTGAAAAATAAACTATTGGAGATCTTTACGACCTTGTTTTATTAGGTTAATTGTTGAATTGACTTGCATCTGCAAAATAATGCTCCTATAAACATATCCATAGAACTGGCCTGTCATCGCCAGTATCAATCTTCAAATTGTTATATTTAGAGTTCAAGATATGAAATATACGCCTCTTTTTCTTAGCTTATTTTTTATTGCGGCGCCGCTTCTGGCAAATGAAGGGGAAAAGCGGGAGAGAGACCCCGAATCTATGCTCCCACACTCTATGGCGGTAAAAAGACCCAATACCATGAATATGGATAGCGCCGAAGAGGAAACAACGATTCATGGTGCTCAAGAGGAGCCCAACTCCGAAGGAAAGAGACCTCCCTCAGACGAGGTGGAAAACCCGGCGCCCCAGAAAAAACAAGCCCTCTCATCAAATAACGATTTGAAAAAAAATGAGGTAGTATTGAGCGATGAAGAAATATTAGGATTGGTGAAAGACTGTTCTGAGTTATTGGATCTGCCCCTACAACTCAAAATATTTATTAGAGCTCAAAATATAGACACACTCATAGAGGTGTCAAAGAAACATCCGCAAGACCATTCACTTAGCTACGTCATTGGACTGTGTTACGAATATGCCATCGGATGTGAGGATACACCCGAGAACAAAAATAAAGCTGGCCCATGGTATCATAAAGCCGGTGTGGGCGGAAAGACAGAAGCATTGTGCCATCTTGGGCGAATTTTACAATATGCAATCGGTTATGCTGATACGGTCGAGAACAAGGAGAAGGCAGTTTTATGCTATCAAGTGGCCGCTAAGCGTGAAAACCTATGGGCAATGAATCAACTTGGGTTTTGTTATGAAAATTCAGTCGGTTGTAAGGATACACTCCAGAACAAGCAAAGAGCTATTACTTGTTATCGAAAGGCCGCAGAGGGCGGATACATAGAAGCGATGATGAACCTTGGGAATGCCTTGCGGGAAGGAATCCACCGCGATAGTGATGAGATTTCGGTGCAGGACAAGAATGAAGCTCTTCAATGGTACCTCAAGGCTGCAAATCTAGAGCACCTCCCCGCGATGAACAAGGTTGGGGATTGGTATTATAAATATTGGATGGAGAGGTATTATGAGGAACCTCAGGAGGAGCTAATGCAAAACATTATTCTCTGGTATCGAAAGGGTGCTATGGGTGAAGATGCAAAAGCGATGTTTAATCTTGCGTATTGTTTGAAGAGAGGAATCGGGTGTGAGGGTACGTACGAGGACGAGCAAGAAGCGGTTCTCTGGTATCGAATGGCCGCCGAGAGCGGAGACGTAGATGCGGCAAGAAACCTTGCAAATTGTTTGAAAAAGGGAGTTGGCTGTGAGGATACGCCGGCGAACAAGCAAGAAGCTGTTGGATGGTATATATGGTATGCAATTGCGAATGAGTTTGAATGTTTCGTTCGGGGGGATTCGCCACTGACAAGAATCTGTGAAATTTTCGGAAATATAAGCAAACAAGAAACCAAGCCGGTTCATCAGATTGACCCTAAAGAAGAATATATGGGAGCAGGAAAAGGTTTGAATCTTTTGGGGCAAATGGTTCATTTTTCAGCACTTATCTGTCACGAGTATGAACCTAAACTCAACCACGAATCATCCCTCAGTCCTGATGTGGCTGAATACCCGAATGAGGCTAAATCCAAGATTGAGGCTAAATCCAAGATGTGGGATTCAGAGAATATGATCTTCACTCGCTTACAGGCCTTGCTGAATTCAATACATGACAACACCAAATGTTTTATTCCGACAAGTCCAGAGGTATTAACTTTGGTAAAGCAGGGTTCATGGATTCCAGATGTTCCCTATCCGCTGGCTATGGAAGCTTCCGCCGAGAATCTAGAAAGTTTGGAAACAATTTTTCCGATCAGGTTCTACCATATCAATGGACAGGATTATCTGACCGTTGGGGATCCCAATGTAAAAATATGTAATGAATTTTTGATTCTACTCCATAATTTGTGTGGCCAAGATCAAGATATGAATCCAGTGTGTTCTGGGGAAACCTTGCAGAACCTACGTAAAACTCAAAATATCCAATTTGAGCTAGGTCTTAACCAAAGGATGAGACAGGAATCATTTCCAGGAGTAACCCAAGAAGATCTTAGGAAAG
This sequence is a window from Alphaproteobacteria bacterium. Protein-coding genes within it:
- a CDS encoding sel1 repeat family protein, encoding MKYTPLFLSLFFIAAPLLANEGEKRERDPESMLPHSMAVKRPNTMNMDSAEEETTIHGAQEEPNSEGKRPPSDEVENPAPQKKQALSSNNDLKKNEVVLSDEEILGLVKDCSELLDLPLQLKIFIRAQNIDTLIEVSKKHPQDHSLSYVIGLCYEYAIGCEDTPENKNKAGPWYHKAGVGGKTEALCHLGRILQYAIGYADTVENKEKAVLCYQVAAKRENLWAMNQLGFCYENSVGCKDTLQNKQRAITCYRKAAEGGYIEAMMNLGNALREGIHRDSDEISVQDKNEALQWYLKAANLEHLPAMNKVGDWYYKYWMERYYEEPQEELMQNIILWYRKGAMGEDAKAMFNLAYCLKRGIGCEGTYEDEQEAVLWYRMAAESGDVDAARNLANCLKKGVGCEDTPANKQEAVGWYIWYAIANEFECFVRGDSPLTRICEIFGNISKQETKPVHQIDPKEEYMGAGKGLNLLGQMVHFSALICHEYEPKLNHESSLSPDVAEYPNEAKSKIEAKSKMWDSENMIFTRLQALLNSIHDNTKCFIPTSPEVLTLVKQGSWIPDVPYPLAMEASAENLESLETIFPIRFYHINGQDYLTVGDPNVKICNEFLILLHNLCGQDQDMNPVCSGETLQNLRKTQNIQFELGLNQRMRQESFPGVTQEDLRKDEAMLQFKQVHGLSAQDQDMDQLYFGETLQSIRKTQEIQYELGLNKKMKEESFPGVTQEDLKKAEAMLQFKQVVLERECPHVRVLRDYDDNPTEYRYFEAAAVLKDMLYGYIKDSRPYKYWAAIECEELGPFQNYARP